The following proteins come from a genomic window of Bradyrhizobium paxllaeri:
- a CDS encoding PopZ family protein, whose protein sequence is MTQPAKVQEPSMEEILASIRRIIADDEAKPVAAKPEAAAAPAPKPVMRDIPPSAIAPKPAAPKLAPAPPPPPAPEPAASNNQDDIDAMLASLDAATPEADIRPAPQPEADVFELTDEMALPDPAPPPPPVSSFSKIEPADDIEFSEARRARQPVHEPSFDNSPPGPPILSHSTVSAVESAFNSLANTVLSNNARTLEDLVKEMLRPMLKSWLDDNLPGLVERIVKAEIERVSRGR, encoded by the coding sequence ATGACGCAGCCTGCAAAGGTCCAAGAGCCCTCGATGGAGGAGATTCTGGCGTCGATCCGTCGCATCATCGCCGACGACGAGGCGAAGCCCGTGGCCGCCAAGCCGGAGGCCGCTGCCGCGCCGGCACCGAAACCGGTGATGAGAGACATCCCGCCCTCGGCGATTGCTCCCAAGCCGGCGGCGCCCAAGCTCGCACCAGCCCCGCCGCCACCGCCTGCGCCCGAACCGGCAGCCAGCAACAACCAGGACGACATCGACGCGATGCTGGCGAGCCTCGATGCGGCAACGCCCGAGGCCGATATCAGGCCGGCGCCGCAGCCGGAGGCCGACGTGTTCGAGCTCACTGACGAGATGGCGTTGCCTGACCCGGCGCCGCCACCGCCGCCGGTATCATCGTTCAGCAAGATCGAGCCGGCGGACGACATCGAATTCAGCGAGGCCCGCAGGGCCAGGCAACCGGTTCACGAGCCGTCGTTCGATAACTCACCCCCTGGGCCGCCGATCTTGTCGCATTCAACCGTTTCCGCCGTCGAGTCCGCCTTCAATTCCCTGGCCAATACCGTGCTGAGCAACAACGCGCGAACACTGGAAGATCTGGTCAAGGAAATGCTGCGGCCGATGCTGAAGTCCTGGCTGGATGACAATCTGCCGGGCCTGGTGGAGCGGATCGTCAAGGCCGAGATCGAGCGGGTTTCGCGCGGGCGCTAG
- a CDS encoding TolC family outer membrane protein codes for MRGVKEFAGAAASALLIVCMGSTPVLADTIEAALVRAYQNNPQLNAQRAQVRITDENVPQALSGYRPRVAVTASAGYQYTDTLSTQGGDANNLVKTPIHGANPPRSVGATITQTLFNGQQTANRTRAAEGQVSGAREALRSLEQTVLLSGATIYMDYLRDSAIVEVQKSNVRVLEQTLKQTRDRFNVGEVTRTDVAQSEAQLAAGKTQLLTAEANLNTTRSNFRRIIGNEPQNLAPGSPVDRFLPATLPAAVELGLTQNPNVTAAMFGIDVSYLQVKVAEGALLPVVTLQASVQQSYEQSLIQFRSFGASAVAQLNVPIYQGGAEYSLIRQSKETVAQQRLVLDQTRDQTRANVVTAWGQLVAGKAQVASAQSQVQASEIALNGVREEAKAGQRTTLDVLNAQQALVNARVALVTAQHDRVVASYSVLSQIGRLSPQVLNLPTTVYDPSVHYHQVRDSWAGVRTPDGR; via the coding sequence ATGCGTGGGGTGAAGGAATTTGCCGGAGCTGCAGCTTCGGCCCTTCTAATAGTGTGCATGGGCTCGACGCCCGTCTTGGCCGACACGATTGAGGCGGCCTTGGTGCGCGCCTATCAGAATAATCCGCAGCTCAATGCGCAGCGTGCGCAGGTGCGCATCACCGACGAGAACGTGCCGCAAGCGCTGTCGGGCTACCGTCCGCGAGTCGCAGTCACGGCAAGCGCGGGTTACCAATATACGGATACGCTGAGCACGCAGGGCGGCGACGCGAACAACCTCGTCAAAACCCCTATTCACGGCGCCAATCCGCCCCGCAGCGTCGGTGCCACCATCACGCAGACGCTATTCAACGGCCAGCAGACCGCGAACCGGACCAGGGCCGCGGAAGGTCAGGTCTCCGGCGCGCGCGAGGCGCTGCGTTCGCTCGAACAGACCGTGCTGCTCAGCGGCGCCACGATCTACATGGACTACCTGCGCGATTCCGCGATCGTCGAGGTGCAGAAGAGCAACGTTCGCGTGCTCGAGCAGACGCTGAAGCAAACGCGCGACCGCTTCAATGTCGGCGAAGTCACGCGCACCGACGTTGCGCAGTCGGAAGCCCAGCTCGCCGCCGGCAAAACGCAGCTCCTCACCGCAGAAGCCAACCTCAACACGACGCGCTCGAATTTCCGCCGCATCATCGGCAACGAGCCGCAAAACCTGGCGCCGGGCTCACCGGTCGACCGCTTCCTGCCGGCGACGCTGCCGGCCGCCGTCGAGCTCGGCCTGACGCAAAATCCGAACGTCACCGCAGCGATGTTCGGCATCGACGTCAGCTACCTCCAGGTCAAGGTGGCCGAAGGCGCGCTGTTGCCGGTGGTCACGCTGCAGGCCTCCGTGCAGCAGTCCTATGAGCAGAGCCTGATCCAGTTCCGCTCGTTCGGCGCGTCCGCGGTCGCGCAGCTCAACGTTCCAATCTATCAGGGCGGCGCTGAATACTCGTTGATCCGCCAGTCCAAGGAAACGGTAGCGCAGCAGCGCCTCGTTCTCGACCAGACCCGCGACCAGACCCGCGCCAACGTGGTCACGGCATGGGGACAGCTCGTTGCCGGCAAGGCGCAGGTTGCCTCCGCCCAATCGCAGGTGCAGGCATCGGAAATCGCGCTCAACGGCGTGCGCGAGGAAGCCAAGGCCGGACAGCGCACCACGCTCGACGTGCTCAACGCCCAGCAGGCGCTGGTCAATGCCCGCGTCGCGCTGGTTACCGCGCAGCACGATCGCGTGGTGGCGTCGTACTCCGTGCTGAGCCAGATCGGACGGCTGTCGCCGCAGGTGCTCAACCTGCCCACCACCGTCTACGATCCGAGCGTGCACTATCATCAGGTGCGCGACAGCTGGGCCGGCGTTCGCACGCCCGACGGCCGCTGA